One part of the Thiothrix nivea DSM 5205 genome encodes these proteins:
- the lolB gene encoding lipoprotein insertase outer membrane protein LolB, translated as MQRWIPVAGVCLLTLGGCAAQHQAAPKTDTVSGADAQANWKQRQADFARMSAWRLQGKVGVQFQDQSASFNMSWLQNGNDGYEMNIKNPLTGSIVAYLKGSPGEVTLQTNGKTYQDASAERLLQGQLGVSLPLDGMKYWVRGVPAPDSPVQKVKLDAQGRPEMLQQSGWVVAYNGWQDNDWKALPEKINLSRAPDTKVKVIAKDWQTRY; from the coding sequence ATGCAACGATGGATACCGGTAGCAGGTGTATGCCTGCTCACACTGGGCGGGTGCGCTGCCCAACATCAGGCCGCCCCGAAAACTGATACCGTTTCCGGCGCAGATGCGCAAGCGAACTGGAAGCAGCGGCAAGCGGATTTTGCCCGCATGAGTGCTTGGCGCTTGCAGGGCAAGGTTGGCGTACAGTTCCAGGATCAAAGCGCCTCTTTCAATATGTCCTGGCTACAGAATGGCAATGACGGGTATGAGATGAACATCAAGAACCCGTTGACTGGCTCTATCGTCGCTTACCTGAAGGGCAGCCCTGGCGAAGTGACCTTGCAGACCAATGGCAAAACCTACCAGGACGCCAGCGCGGAGCGGCTGTTGCAAGGGCAACTGGGCGTATCCCTGCCGCTGGATGGCATGAAATACTGGGTGCGCGGCGTACCTGCGCCTGATTCTCCGGTACAAAAGGTCAAGCTGGATGCGCAGGGCAGGCCGGAAATGCTGCAACAATCCGGTTGGGTGGTGGCATACAACGGCTGGCAGGACAATGACTGGAAGGCGCTGCCGGAAAAAATCAACCTGAGCCGAGCGCCTGATACCAAGGTCAAGGTGATCGCCAAGGATTGGCAGACGCGCTATTAA
- a CDS encoding TIR domain-containing protein translates to MTDIFISYSRSDQAWVARLAKAFGELGYDVWWDTQLLAGEDFAHIIPTELEKARCVVVVWSKVSVTRKWVRSEATRADNRGVLIPVSCEAADIPMPLDLLHTEDMRGWNGKPEHPAFQKLLQAVSRYCPAPGLSTGSGELPPIKDPPPPLPPKKFPWLPALLISAVVLGSGVYWQMQGKSSVGASLAGDSFTSPPVAIDPAEAERKAKEAQANELAQAKATLEAWPDAITRLTTLAESGDTSAMQVLGASYYVGHGVDKDQQRACQLYKQAVDAGDAKAEETYANLPNCH, encoded by the coding sequence ATGACCGATATTTTCATTAGTTACAGCCGCAGTGATCAGGCGTGGGTTGCCAGGCTTGCCAAAGCCTTTGGGGAGCTTGGCTATGATGTGTGGTGGGATACCCAGTTATTGGCGGGTGAGGATTTTGCCCACATTATTCCAACAGAACTGGAAAAAGCCCGCTGCGTGGTTGTCGTTTGGTCGAAAGTTTCAGTCACGCGCAAATGGGTGCGGTCGGAAGCCACCCGGGCGGATAATCGTGGGGTGCTGATTCCGGTGAGCTGCGAAGCCGCCGACATTCCCATGCCGCTTGATCTGTTACACACCGAAGACATGCGCGGCTGGAATGGTAAACCTGAACATCCGGCTTTCCAGAAGCTGTTACAGGCTGTCAGCCGATATTGCCCAGCGCCTGGACTTTCCACGGGTAGTGGTGAACTTCCACCAATAAAAGACCCGCCACCTCCATTGCCACCCAAAAAATTCCCGTGGCTTCCGGCGCTTCTCATCTCAGCCGTGGTTTTGGGTAGTGGCGTTTATTGGCAGATGCAGGGGAAATCTTCTGTAGGAGCTAGTCTTGCTGGCGATTCTTTTACTTCCCCACCCGTTGCCATTGACCCAGCCGAAGCTGAGCGCAAGGCAAAGGAAGCCCAAGCCAACGAACTGGCGCAAGCCAAAGCCACGCTGGAAGCATGGCCTGATGCCATTACCCGTTTGACCACGCTAGCGGAATCTGGCGACACAAGCGCGATGCAGGTATTGGGGGCAAGCTACTACGTGGGGCATGGGGTCGATAAAGACCAGCAGCGGGCTTGTCAGTTATACAAACAAGCCGTTGATGCCGGTGATGCCAAAGCAGAGGAAACGTATGCAAACTTACCGAACTGCCATTAA
- a CDS encoding multidrug effflux MFS transporter yields MPSKLPRFGEFVALIAMLSSLTALSIDAMLPALAIIGQDLGVQHPNDAQLIISTLFLGLASGQVFFGPLSDATGRKPLMYVGLGIFMLGSLLAMLSQDFSHMLAGRFLQGLGASAPRVLTIALVRDCHGGAAMARIMSFTMSIFILVPMIAPSLGQIILLLAGWRSIFSVFLTLAVIAALWFWLRMPETLPTDKRRPLTLKKFTQALREILTNRASMMYTLAAGAVFGAFLGYLSSAQQILQLQYGLGERFPLYFALLALAVGVSSILNARLVMHYGMQWLALRAILAFTLLSGLFLLVTVSAQGHPPLLSLLAYLMLAFLSLGMLFGNLNALAMEPLGHIAGISASVIGSLSTLTAIPLGTLIGQRYDGTVLPLVSGFFILGLLASGLILAGRKTA; encoded by the coding sequence ATGCCCAGCAAACTCCCCCGCTTTGGCGAATTCGTCGCCCTGATCGCGATGCTCAGTTCCCTCACGGCACTGTCCATCGACGCGATGCTGCCTGCGCTTGCCATCATCGGGCAAGACCTGGGCGTGCAGCACCCCAACGATGCGCAACTGATCATTTCCACCCTGTTTCTGGGGCTGGCGAGTGGGCAGGTATTCTTTGGTCCGCTGTCGGATGCGACCGGGCGCAAGCCACTGATGTACGTGGGGCTGGGCATATTCATGCTCGGCAGCCTGCTGGCAATGCTCTCTCAGGATTTTTCCCACATGCTGGCAGGGCGCTTTTTGCAGGGGCTGGGGGCTTCCGCGCCACGGGTGTTGACCATTGCGCTGGTGCGTGACTGCCATGGCGGGGCAGCAATGGCGCGGATCATGTCGTTCACCATGAGCATTTTCATCCTGGTGCCGATGATCGCGCCATCGCTGGGGCAAATCATCCTGTTATTGGCAGGCTGGCGCAGCATTTTTAGCGTATTCCTGACGCTGGCCGTGATTGCCGCGTTGTGGTTCTGGCTGCGGATGCCGGAAACTTTGCCCACAGACAAACGCCGCCCCCTTACCCTGAAAAAATTCACGCAGGCGTTGCGGGAAATCCTCACCAACCGGGCCAGCATGATGTATACGCTGGCTGCCGGAGCCGTGTTCGGGGCATTTTTGGGTTACCTGAGTTCGGCGCAGCAAATCCTGCAACTCCAGTACGGGTTGGGCGAACGCTTCCCACTGTATTTTGCCCTGCTGGCGCTGGCGGTGGGTGTATCATCCATCCTCAACGCGCGACTGGTCATGCATTATGGAATGCAATGGCTGGCGCTACGAGCTATCCTGGCGTTTACCCTGTTATCCGGCCTGTTCCTGTTGGTCACTGTCAGTGCCCAAGGACATCCACCGCTGCTTAGCCTGCTGGCCTATCTCATGCTGGCTTTCCTCTCGCTGGGAATGCTGTTCGGCAACCTGAATGCACTGGCGATGGAGCCGCTCGGGCATATTGCCGGTATCAGCGCATCGGTCATCGGCTCGCTATCGACGCTGACGGCCATCCCACTGGGAACCCTGATCGGCCAACGCTATGATGGGACCGTGCTGCCGCTGGTCAGTGGTTTCTTTATATTGGGGTTGCTGGCCAGTGGCCTGATACTGGCAGGGAGGAAAACCGCATGA
- a CDS encoding 50S ribosomal protein L25/general stress protein Ctc — MSKKYVLTAQARDLQGKGASRRLRKENLVPAVIYGAGQDAKSITLRHNEMVRNLQEEAFYSQIITVDFGDHQEQTILRDLQRHPSKPIVMHADLQRISEDQEIRIHVSLHFINEDVSKGVKEQGASISHVVSEVEVSCLPKNLPEYIEVDMISIEKGQILHLSDLKLPEGVSLPTLALGEDHNSAIASCH, encoded by the coding sequence ATGTCAAAGAAATACGTCCTGACTGCTCAGGCGCGTGATTTGCAGGGCAAGGGTGCGAGCCGCCGCCTGCGTAAGGAAAACCTGGTTCCAGCCGTGATTTACGGTGCGGGTCAGGATGCCAAATCCATCACGCTGCGCCACAATGAAATGGTGCGGAACCTTCAGGAAGAAGCGTTCTATTCCCAGATCATCACCGTTGATTTCGGTGACCATCAGGAACAGACCATCCTGCGTGACCTGCAGCGCCACCCGTCCAAGCCCATCGTGATGCACGCTGACTTGCAACGCATCAGCGAAGACCAGGAAATCCGTATCCACGTTTCCCTGCACTTCATCAACGAAGATGTATCCAAGGGCGTGAAAGAGCAGGGTGCATCCATCAGCCACGTCGTGTCTGAAGTTGAAGTTTCCTGCCTGCCGAAGAACCTGCCTGAATACATCGAAGTTGACATGATCAGCATCGAAAAAGGCCAGATCCTGCACCTGTCTGACCTGAAACTGCCGGAAGGCGTCAGCCTGCCAACACTGGCGCTGGGTGAAGACCACAACTCGGCTATTGCTTCCTGCCACTAA
- a CDS encoding putative toxin-antitoxin system toxin component, PIN family, whose translation MRVVIDTNILLSGLMLPNSIPGRIVQAWRDNHFELVLSQFQLDEIGRVLAYPRIHKRLQWDFAQRL comes from the coding sequence ATGAGGGTAGTCATTGACACCAACATCCTGCTGTCAGGCTTGATGCTGCCCAACAGCATACCCGGCAGGATTGTGCAGGCGTGGCGTGACAACCATTTTGAACTGGTGTTGAGCCAGTTCCAACTGGACGAAATCGGGCGGGTACTGGCCTACCCCCGCATTCACAAGCGCCTGCAATGGGATTTTGCCCAACGGCTGTAA
- a CDS encoding tetratricopeptide repeat protein, with protein sequence MQGIRLSRRFISLALSIFVGGCALGNNTFAGQQTTNVATFSSPLSYQVYNILAAEMFIQEGNPGQAALHYAAAAQQSDDPAIARRAVELAVGVNDNALAARALERWVALEPESPEALQYQAINSLRAGNYEAAAKALAKVRDKVEKEDGHGFEFIVSLLALEPDAKKSFQTLKQYVQTVDSSARAQLALATLAINSDQFEDGLKAARTARQAGDKPQQEQASRLIAKALAGMDRVPDAVTELETASKASKNPDLKLDYARMLILADRRAEATPIFKQLYASHPDNTDILYTLGLLYLEQKEFAFAEPLIKKLLDIPERATEASYFMGQIQEGQKRPEKAIRFYQQAMGGHYEKEATLRVASLLLETESLESARQWLEEQQQATSNDDRKLLLLQTEGHLLHDKGRYKDAISIYGKALALKPDDFDTLYSRALSAEKAGDFKAAEADLRTLLQQEPDNATVLNALGYMLVVNTERYPDAEALINKALQQRPNDPAIMDSMGWILFRTGKLAEAESWLRKAYTQLQDPEIASHLIEVLSAGGKQAEAKTLLDEMLVKYPDDAQLVNVRKKLVGL encoded by the coding sequence ATGCAAGGCATACGCTTGTCGCGTCGCTTCATCAGCCTCGCACTTTCCATCTTCGTGGGTGGCTGTGCATTGGGGAACAACACATTTGCTGGCCAGCAGACAACGAATGTCGCCACTTTCAGCAGTCCGCTCAGTTATCAGGTTTACAATATCCTGGCGGCGGAAATGTTTATCCAGGAAGGTAACCCCGGGCAGGCGGCGCTGCATTACGCGGCGGCGGCGCAACAAAGCGATGACCCGGCCATCGCCAGGCGGGCAGTGGAACTGGCGGTCGGCGTCAATGACAATGCGCTGGCGGCGCGCGCGCTGGAACGCTGGGTTGCGCTGGAGCCTGAGTCGCCGGAAGCCCTGCAATACCAGGCGATCAACAGCCTGCGCGCGGGCAACTACGAGGCCGCCGCCAAGGCACTGGCCAAAGTCCGTGACAAGGTGGAAAAGGAGGATGGGCACGGGTTTGAGTTCATCGTTTCCCTGCTGGCGCTGGAACCGGATGCCAAAAAATCTTTCCAGACCTTGAAACAGTACGTGCAAACCGTGGACAGTTCAGCGCGGGCGCAACTGGCGTTGGCTACGCTAGCCATTAATTCCGACCAGTTTGAGGATGGCCTGAAAGCCGCGCGCACCGCCAGGCAGGCCGGTGACAAGCCTCAGCAGGAACAGGCATCGCGCCTCATCGCCAAGGCCTTGGCGGGCATGGACAGGGTGCCGGATGCGGTGACGGAACTGGAAACGGCCTCCAAGGCCAGCAAGAACCCCGACCTGAAGCTGGATTATGCACGCATGTTGATCCTGGCCGACCGGCGTGCGGAAGCAACCCCGATCTTCAAACAACTTTATGCCAGCCACCCTGATAACACCGACATCCTGTATACGCTCGGCCTGCTGTATCTGGAGCAGAAAGAATTCGCATTTGCCGAACCCTTAATCAAAAAATTGCTGGATATTCCCGAACGTGCCACCGAGGCCAGTTATTTCATGGGGCAAATCCAGGAAGGGCAGAAGCGCCCGGAGAAGGCCATCCGCTTCTACCAACAGGCCATGGGCGGCCACTATGAAAAGGAAGCCACGTTGCGCGTCGCCAGCCTGCTGCTGGAAACCGAAAGCCTTGAGTCCGCCCGCCAGTGGCTGGAAGAGCAACAGCAAGCAACCAGCAACGATGACCGCAAGCTGCTGCTGTTGCAGACAGAAGGCCACCTGCTACACGACAAGGGCCGCTACAAGGACGCCATTTCCATCTATGGGAAGGCGCTGGCACTGAAACCGGACGACTTTGATACGCTGTATTCACGCGCCCTCAGTGCTGAAAAAGCCGGGGATTTCAAGGCTGCTGAAGCTGACTTGCGCACCTTGCTTCAGCAGGAGCCTGACAATGCCACAGTCCTGAATGCGCTGGGCTATATGCTGGTGGTCAATACCGAGCGCTACCCGGACGCTGAGGCGCTGATCAACAAGGCATTGCAGCAACGCCCCAACGACCCGGCGATCATGGATAGCATGGGCTGGATCCTGTTCCGCACCGGCAAGCTTGCGGAAGCGGAAAGCTGGCTGCGGAAAGCCTATACTCAGTTACAAGACCCCGAAATAGCCAGCCACCTGATCGAAGTGCTGTCAGCAGGGGGTAAGCAGGCGGAAGCCAAAACCCTGCTGGACGAAATGCTGGTCAAATACCCAGATGACGCACAACTCGTCAATGTCAGGAAAAAGCTGGTCGGTTTATAA
- the ispE gene encoding 4-(cytidine 5'-diphospho)-2-C-methyl-D-erythritol kinase produces MQALILPAPAKLNLFLHITGRRADGYHLLQTLFVFLDFGDDITLSVRADGEIHRPAGAADVPEHADLTVRAARLLQQETGCRLGADIHVQKRIPMGGGLGGGSSDAATVLKGLNHLWNCGLDDDALATLGLRLGADVPVFVRGHAAWAEGVGEQLTPVELPTKWYVVIHPRVHVPTAELFSAPDLTRDCLPITLAAFHDGQGSNVFQPVVEKRYPEVANAISWLSGFAEARLTGSGSCLFAPVSSKGKGNKILQNLPPEWFGFVAQGVTMSPLQQRLVTV; encoded by the coding sequence ATGCAAGCCCTGATTCTCCCAGCCCCAGCTAAACTTAACCTATTCCTGCACATTACCGGCAGGCGTGCGGATGGCTATCATCTGTTGCAAACCCTGTTTGTGTTTCTCGACTTCGGCGATGACATTACCCTAAGCGTGCGTGCGGATGGTGAAATTCACCGTCCGGCAGGGGCAGCGGATGTACCAGAACATGCTGACCTCACCGTCCGTGCTGCCCGCCTGTTGCAACAGGAAACCGGCTGCCGGTTGGGGGCGGATATTCACGTCCAGAAACGCATCCCGATGGGCGGTGGCCTGGGCGGGGGCAGTTCCGACGCCGCTACGGTATTGAAAGGGCTGAACCATCTGTGGAATTGTGGCCTGGATGACGATGCGCTGGCGACATTGGGGTTGCGGCTGGGGGCGGATGTGCCGGTATTTGTGCGCGGCCATGCTGCCTGGGCGGAAGGGGTAGGCGAGCAATTGACACCCGTGGAGTTGCCGACAAAATGGTATGTTGTTATTCATCCGCGCGTACATGTGCCGACGGCTGAACTTTTTTCCGCGCCAGACTTGACACGTGATTGCCTGCCCATTACATTAGCCGCCTTCCATGACGGGCAAGGCAGCAATGTCTTTCAACCGGTGGTGGAAAAACGTTACCCGGAAGTGGCCAATGCTATAAGCTGGCTGTCAGGGTTCGCAGAAGCAAGGTTGACCGGTTCAGGCAGTTGTTTGTTTGCTCCTGTCAGTAGCAAGGGTAAAGGTAACAAAATCCTGCAAAACTTGCCTCCAGAATGGTTTGGTTTTGTTGCTCAAGGGGTTACAATGTCACCTCTTCAGCAAAGACTGGTTACAGTGTAA
- a CDS encoding type II toxin-antitoxin system Phd/YefM family antitoxin — MLREAPAMTVRQNLGELLNEVQYKRDQIVITKAGKPVAALIGIPLFERLQQMEQEFARMTKHMQQAFADMQESDLNDLLDEAIQHTRGSRTAA, encoded by the coding sequence ATGTTACGTGAAGCCCCCGCCATGACGGTGCGCCAAAACCTTGGCGAACTGTTAAACGAAGTCCAGTACAAACGCGACCAGATCGTGATCACCAAAGCAGGCAAACCCGTTGCCGCCCTGATTGGCATCCCGCTGTTTGAACGCCTGCAACAAATGGAGCAGGAATTTGCCCGCATGACCAAACACATGCAGCAAGCCTTTGCGGATATGCAGGAAAGCGACCTCAATGACCTGCTGGATGAGGCAATCCAGCACACACGCGGCAGCCGCACGGCAGCATGA
- the ychF gene encoding redox-regulated ATPase YchF — translation MGFKCGIVGLPNVGKSTLFNALTKAGIQAANYPFCTIEPNVGIVPMPDPRLDALATIVKPERIVPTTMEFVDIAGLVAGASQGEGLGNKFLAHIRETDAIAQVVRCFENDDIIHVAGKIDPASDIDTINTELVLADLETAEKAVNRLTRSAKSGDKDLVAQKAMAERMYKHLSDGNSARSLEMTPEERLLLRELHLITIKPLMFIANVNEDGFENNPFLDVVQEIAAREGAEVVPVCASIEEELSQLEDVERDEFLASMGLEEPGLNRVIRAGYSLLGLQTYFTAGVKEVRAWTVRKNATAPQAAGVIHTDFERGFIRAQTIAYDDFIAYRGEQGAKEAGKMRAEGKDYIVKDGDVLNFLFNV, via the coding sequence ATGGGATTCAAGTGCGGAATTGTTGGTTTGCCAAACGTGGGCAAATCCACCCTGTTCAACGCCCTCACCAAGGCGGGCATTCAGGCGGCGAATTACCCGTTCTGTACGATCGAGCCGAATGTCGGCATTGTGCCCATGCCTGACCCGCGTCTGGATGCGCTGGCAACAATCGTCAAGCCGGAACGTATTGTGCCGACCACCATGGAGTTCGTCGATATCGCCGGGCTGGTGGCAGGCGCGTCGCAAGGTGAGGGTCTGGGCAACAAATTCCTTGCCCACATCCGTGAAACCGATGCGATTGCGCAGGTAGTGCGCTGCTTCGAGAACGATGACATTATCCACGTGGCAGGCAAGATTGACCCGGCTTCTGACATCGACACCATCAACACCGAACTGGTGCTGGCGGATCTGGAAACAGCCGAAAAGGCCGTTAACCGCTTGACCCGTTCAGCCAAGTCTGGCGACAAGGATTTGGTGGCACAGAAGGCCATGGCGGAACGCATGTACAAGCACCTTTCCGATGGCAACTCCGCCCGATCGCTGGAAATGACACCGGAAGAGCGTCTGCTGCTGCGCGAACTGCACCTGATTACCATTAAACCGTTGATGTTCATCGCCAACGTTAATGAAGACGGCTTTGAAAACAACCCGTTTCTGGATGTCGTGCAGGAAATCGCTGCCCGCGAAGGCGCGGAAGTCGTGCCGGTCTGCGCGTCAATCGAGGAAGAGCTTTCCCAACTGGAAGATGTTGAGCGTGACGAATTTCTTGCCAGTATGGGGCTGGAGGAGCCGGGGCTGAACCGGGTAATCCGTGCCGGTTACTCGCTGTTGGGTTTGCAGACCTATTTCACGGCGGGCGTGAAGGAAGTGCGGGCATGGACAGTGCGCAAAAACGCCACTGCACCACAGGCTGCGGGCGTGATCCATACCGATTTCGAGCGTGGTTTCATCCGTGCGCAAACCATTGCCTATGACGATTTCATTGCCTACAGGGGTGAGCAGGGCGCGAAGGAAGCCGGTAAAATGCGTGCGGAAGGCAAGGATTACATCGTCAAGGATGGCGATGTGCTGAACTTCCTGTTCAACGTGTAA
- a CDS encoding ribose-phosphate pyrophosphokinase, with protein MSDDRMMVFTGNANPELAHKVVDHLGIPLGKIKAERFSDGEVHVELLENVRGRDVFIVQSTCAPTNDNIMELLIIADAMYRASAGRITAVIPYYGYARQDRRVRSRRVPISAKLVADMISTGHVDRVLTIDLHSDQVQGFFDLPVDNIYASGVLLNDILSQDLPHLMVVSPDVGGVVRARALAKGLGDADLAIIDKRRPEPNKSEIMNIIGNVEGRHCILIDDLIDTGGTLCNAATALKGHGALSVRAYASHAVFSGKAVSNIENSALDEVVITDTIPLSESAKKCDKIRQLSVAGILAKTILRINQDESVSSLFEGL; from the coding sequence ATGTCTGACGATAGAATGATGGTGTTTACCGGCAACGCAAATCCGGAACTCGCCCACAAAGTCGTCGATCACCTCGGTATTCCCCTCGGCAAAATCAAGGCAGAGCGCTTCAGCGACGGTGAAGTGCATGTTGAGCTGTTGGAAAACGTGCGTGGTCGGGATGTGTTCATTGTGCAATCCACCTGCGCGCCGACCAACGATAACATCATGGAACTGCTGATTATCGCCGATGCCATGTACCGTGCATCAGCAGGGCGGATTACGGCGGTCATTCCCTATTACGGCTATGCACGCCAGGATCGGCGGGTGCGTTCACGGCGGGTGCCGATTTCGGCCAAGCTGGTGGCGGACATGATTTCCACCGGGCATGTTGACCGCGTACTGACGATTGATTTGCACTCTGATCAGGTACAAGGTTTCTTCGACCTGCCGGTTGACAATATTTATGCCTCTGGCGTATTGCTGAACGATATTTTGAGCCAGGATTTGCCACACTTGATGGTAGTTTCGCCGGATGTTGGTGGCGTGGTGCGCGCCCGCGCGTTGGCGAAAGGTTTGGGGGATGCTGATCTGGCCATCATCGACAAGCGTCGCCCGGAACCCAACAAGTCTGAGATCATGAATATTATCGGTAACGTGGAAGGGCGTCATTGCATCCTGATCGACGACCTCATTGATACCGGTGGTACGTTATGTAATGCCGCGACGGCACTTAAAGGCCATGGTGCATTGAGTGTGCGGGCCTATGCCAGCCATGCGGTGTTTTCCGGCAAGGCTGTCAGCAACATCGAAAATTCTGCCCTGGACGAAGTTGTCATTACCGACACGATTCCATTGAGTGAAAGCGCGAAAAAATGTGATAAGATTCGCCAGCTTTCGGTCGCCGGGATACTGGCAAAAACGATTTTACGCATCAATCAGGACGAGTCAGTCAGCTCCCTGTTTGAAGGTTTATGA
- the pth gene encoding aminoacyl-tRNA hydrolase — protein MGTPIRLIAGLGNPGSQYDKTRHNAGFWFVDELARRYSVQFATEKRFSGDVCKLQVGSNTIWLIKPMTFMNRSGLAVRQLADFYRIPVEQILVAHDELDIPAGDVRLKQAGGHGGHNGLRDCHAHLGADYWRLRLGVGHPGDRNKVVDYVLSRPSQDDEIVILRAIDAAADQIELILQGEMQKAMQALHTR, from the coding sequence ATGGGAACCCCGATCCGCCTGATTGCAGGCTTGGGTAACCCCGGCAGCCAGTATGACAAAACCCGGCACAATGCCGGGTTTTGGTTTGTTGATGAACTGGCGCGGCGTTATTCTGTCCAGTTTGCCACCGAAAAGCGCTTTTCCGGTGATGTCTGTAAGCTGCAAGTGGGTAGCAACACGATCTGGTTGATTAAGCCGATGACCTTCATGAACCGCAGTGGGCTGGCGGTGCGTCAGCTGGCGGATTTCTACCGCATTCCGGTGGAGCAGATCCTGGTGGCGCATGACGAGCTGGACATCCCGGCAGGTGATGTACGCCTGAAACAGGCTGGCGGCCACGGCGGGCACAACGGCCTGCGTGATTGCCATGCCCATCTGGGGGCGGATTACTGGCGGTTGCGTTTGGGTGTTGGACACCCCGGCGACCGCAACAAGGTGGTGGATTATGTGTTGTCACGCCCTTCACAAGACGATGAAATCGTCATTTTGCGGGCGATTGATGCCGCTGCCGACCAGATTGAACTGATTTTGCAGGGTGAAATGCAAAAGGCCATGCAGGCATTGCACACCCGTTAA
- a CDS encoding SixA phosphatase family protein: MTILTFLRHATAQDRQLPIPDASRQLIGKGKHQAQRVAGFCSKHGLVPGYLLCSPLVRALETAQLLQHNLQGCPQPQTVGWLTGAEPESMVTELEKLAISGQDDIWLVGHEPDFSEVISLLLGSRKPIVKAKKASLIRLEVDFQEGKGQLLWSIPNTLMK, from the coding sequence ATGACCATACTGACCTTCTTGCGCCACGCCACCGCGCAGGATCGCCAGCTACCCATCCCCGACGCATCCCGCCAACTGATCGGCAAAGGCAAACACCAGGCGCAGCGCGTGGCTGGGTTCTGTAGCAAACACGGGCTGGTTCCCGGCTACCTGCTGTGCAGCCCACTGGTGCGGGCGCTGGAAACGGCTCAACTGCTGCAACACAATCTGCAAGGCTGCCCACAACCACAAACAGTCGGCTGGCTGACAGGTGCAGAGCCAGAATCCATGGTTACCGAACTGGAAAAACTCGCTATCAGCGGCCAGGATGACATCTGGCTGGTAGGTCATGAACCGGATTTTTCCGAAGTCATTTCCCTACTGCTAGGCAGCCGAAAACCTATAGTGAAAGCAAAAAAAGCGTCCCTGATCCGTCTGGAGGTAGACTTTCAGGAAGGTAAAGGGCAGCTCCTGTGGAGCATCCCCAACACCCTAATGAAATGA